The genomic stretch CGTTGGGCAGCCTGTTTGAGACCATGCAGGTGAACCTCGGGTCCCTGTATGTGAACGATTTCAACCGGTTCGGGCGCACCTATCAGGTGATCGCCCAGGCGGACGCCCCGTTTCGAGCGTCCGCGGAACAGGTCACGCGACTGAAGGTTCGAAGTGAGACGGGCCAGATGGTTCCGATGGGATCGCTGGTCCGGATTCGCGAGAGCTCCGGGCCCGACCGTGTGATGCGTTACAACGGCTATCCCGCCGCGGAAATCAACGGTGCCCCGGCACCGGGCTACAGCTCGGGACAGGCGGAGTCCTTCATCGAGGGGTTGGTCCGCGCGAACCTCCCGCCGGGCATGGCCTTTGAATGGACGGAACTTGCCTACCAGCAGCGAATCGCCGGGAACACCGCCTTCCTGGTCTTCCCGCTGTGCGTGCTGCTGGTCTTCCTGGTCCTGGCCGCGCAATACGAAAGCCTGAGCCTGCCACTGGTCATCATTCTGATTGTGCCCATGTGCCTGCTGAGCGCGATGCTGGGCGTGATGCTCAGCGGCGGGGACAACAACATCTTCACCCAGATCGGCCTCATCGTTCTCGTCGGACTCGCCTGCAAGAACGCCATCCTCATCGTCGAGTTTGCCCGCGAAAAGCAGCATGCCGGGTCGGGGGTCGTCGAGGCCGCGCTGGAGGCGTGCCGGCTGCGATTGCGTCCGATCCTGATGACCAGCATCGCCTTTATTGCCGGAGTGTTTCCGCTGGTGGTCTCCACCGGTGCGGGCGCCGAGATGCGCCAGGCGATGGGGGTCGCGGTGTTCGCCGGCATGATCGGAGTCACCTTTTTTGGGTTGTTTCTGACCCCGGTGTTTTACGTCGTCATCCTGAACCTCTTCGGCCGCCTTCGACGCCCGGCACCGGTAACCGTTCCGGGCCATCCGAGGCCCGCCGCCTCCTGACGCGCACCGGCTCCTATGCGCGGTCGCCGTGCACGGATCCTGGATCAAGCCAGGATCCCGCGCACCACCTCCCCGGCGACGTCCGTCAACCGGTAGTCGCGGCCGGTGTGTCGAAACGTGAGCCGTTCGTGATCGAGACCCATGAGGTGCAGGATCGTGGCGTGAAAGTCATGGACATGGACCGGGTGCCGCGCGGGGCGGATGCCGTAGTCGTCGGATTCGCCGTACACGGTCCCGGCGTTCACCCCGGCGCCCGCCAGCCAGGAGGAGAACACCCAGTGATGGTGCTCCCGGCCCCGCGCATCGGCGGTGGCGTTGAAGGGCGTCCGCCCGAACTCGGTGGTCCAGACCACGAGCGTCTCGTCCAGGAGACCCCGCTGCCTGAGGTCCCGCAGCAGCCCGGCCGTCGCCCGGTCCACGTTCCTGGCGAGAGGGGCATGCGTCATCATGTCTCCGTGGGCGTCCCAGTTGTCGGAGGATCCCACGTCAATCAGCTCGATGAAGCGCACCCCGCGTTCGGCCAGGCGTCGCGCGACGAGACACTGCCAGGCAAAGCCCTGGGTGCTGCCGCGGGGCAGTCCGTACAGGGCCAGCGTTGCATCGTTCTCCTGCGTGAGGTCGAACACTTCCGGCAATTCCAGCTGCATGCCGAAGGCGGTCTCGAACGAGCGGATCCGGGCGTCGAGCAGCGGATCCCCTGCCCGGGGCATGCGGTGCCGCTCGTTGATGGCCGCCAGGGCCTCGAGCTCCATGGCCTGCAGTCGTTCGCTCGCCACCCGCCGCCGCAGGTTGGCGACCGGTTCCGCTCCGGGCACCACCAACGTCCCCTGGTGCGCCCCGGGCAGGAAGTCTCCGGCCCAAATCTGGCCTCCCGCATAGGGTGTTCTGGGGGCGATCACCATGAAGGAAGGCAGATTCCGGTTCTCGGTGCCCAGGCCGTAGCTCACCCATGCCCCAAGGCTGGGGCGTGCAAACGTGAAGGACCCGGTATGAAGTCCCAGTGTGGCTTCGTAGTGATTCGTGTGGTCGGAAACCATGGACCGGACGACGCAGAGATCGTCCACGCACCGGGCCATTTCCGGGAACAGGCCGCTCACTTCGGTGCCGCAGCGACCGTGGCGGATGAATTCCCATTGGGGTCTTGTGAGGTACATCGCGAATTCCCCCTTGCGCCCCTGGAATTCGTCCACTGAAACCGTCCGTCCCGCATCGGCAAACAGCCGCGGTTTGGGATCCCACGAATCCACATGAGACACCCCGCCGCTCATGTAAAGAAAGATCACCCGCTTTGCCTTCGGCTCAAAATGGGGTGCGCGGGGTGCCAGCGGATCGGGCGCTTCCGTTCGCAAGGACTCTTCGGCAAGCATTCGTGAAACCACTCCCGGAAACAGCGTCGAACCGCCGACCAGGGAACGCAGGAAGCCGCGACGTTGTGGATCGAATGGGCGGGGCAGGGTCATGTCCGGCTCACTCCACGGTCAGGAACTCGTTGCTGCCAAGGACGACCCGGATGAACGCCGCCAGCGGGCGATGTCCCGGTGCCTCCGCACCCACTCCAGCCAGTTCGTCCTCGTACCGCTCCAGGAACCCCAGACCTTCAGCGGATTCGTTCGTGGTGGGATTGCGTCCCAGCACCCGCCGGTACACCCATTGGATCCGGGCGGCGGCCTCAGGGTTCCCGGCGGCAATGGTGCCGGCAAGCTGGTCGGCGGCTTCATGGACGAACGGATCATTTAAGAAATAGAGCGCCTGGGTGGGCACGGTGGTCGGACGGCGATCCGGGGTGCTGGCATTCGGATCGGGCCCGTCAAACAGTGCGAGGAACGGGTGCCGTTGAAGGCGCCGGGTCATCAGGTAGACGCTCCGCCTGTTGTGCGCGTACTCCGCACTGAAGGGGCCGTGTTGCGTGTAGCTCCAGGTGATGGGGCTCGGGAACGGGTGACCCGCGCCGGGGGTTTCATCAAGCGTCCCACCGGCCCAAAGAACGGAGTCCCGCAGTTCCTCTGCGCTCAAGCGACGCCGGGGATACACCATCGTTTGGGGATAC from Verrucomicrobiia bacterium encodes the following:
- a CDS encoding DUF1501 domain-containing protein encodes the protein MTLPRPFDPQRRGFLRSLVGGSTLFPGVVSRMLAEESLRTEAPDPLAPRAPHFEPKAKRVIFLYMSGGVSHVDSWDPKPRLFADAGRTVSVDEFQGRKGEFAMYLTRPQWEFIRHGRCGTEVSGLFPEMARCVDDLCVVRSMVSDHTNHYEATLGLHTGSFTFARPSLGAWVSYGLGTENRNLPSFMVIAPRTPYAGGQIWAGDFLPGAHQGTLVVPGAEPVANLRRRVASERLQAMELEALAAINERHRMPRAGDPLLDARIRSFETAFGMQLELPEVFDLTQENDATLALYGLPRGSTQGFAWQCLVARRLAERGVRFIELIDVGSSDNWDAHGDMMTHAPLARNVDRATAGLLRDLRQRGLLDETLVVWTTEFGRTPFNATADARGREHHHWVFSSWLAGAGVNAGTVYGESDDYGIRPARHPVHVHDFHATILHLMGLDHERLTFRHTGRDYRLTDVAGEVVRGILA